In Arthrobacter ramosus, one DNA window encodes the following:
- a CDS encoding LCP family protein, translating to MDGRRRLWLAAGLAILLALVVVLAAVIAGSNRTSSGPSPSSASSRSSASGTPSATQTHAPSAAAPAPLPAPPTIPELPAAPMNILVIGSDSRANAKDQNNQTVTTGQPSDQRSDCLMLIHVPADRQKVYGISIMRDNWVDIPGYGASKINASLEVGGIPLVVRTVETLLGTHIDHTVMLDFNGFKTLTDGLGGIDVNVTLPFTATFETHHQFVAGINHLDGQAALEFVRERYAFPDGDYQRVRDQQTFLRALLVKLSGGVQNPASVLGLVQFATNYLTVDDGYDPMSVAILAYGLRTVDPKASVFFTLPTAGTGTSPDGQSIVLPDYAGIGEVAAALRDDTLPQYVAAHGY from the coding sequence ATGGACGGACGACGGCGACTGTGGCTTGCGGCGGGGCTGGCAATTCTGCTGGCCCTCGTGGTGGTTCTGGCCGCGGTCATTGCCGGATCCAATAGGACCTCGTCCGGACCGTCGCCCTCAAGTGCCTCCTCGCGCTCTTCGGCAAGCGGCACGCCGTCGGCGACTCAAACCCATGCGCCCTCTGCAGCGGCGCCGGCCCCTTTGCCGGCCCCGCCGACAATCCCGGAGCTTCCGGCGGCGCCCATGAATATCCTGGTGATTGGCAGCGACAGCCGTGCGAATGCCAAGGACCAAAACAACCAGACCGTCACAACAGGCCAGCCCTCGGATCAACGCTCCGATTGCCTGATGCTGATCCACGTTCCAGCGGACCGGCAAAAGGTCTATGGTATTTCGATCATGCGCGACAACTGGGTGGACATCCCGGGCTATGGCGCATCAAAAATCAACGCCAGCCTCGAGGTGGGAGGCATCCCCCTGGTGGTCCGGACCGTCGAGACACTATTGGGCACGCACATAGACCACACCGTGATGCTGGACTTCAACGGCTTCAAGACCCTGACAGATGGCCTCGGCGGGATCGACGTCAATGTCACGCTGCCGTTCACCGCCACATTTGAGACCCATCATCAATTCGTGGCCGGCATCAACCACTTGGACGGACAGGCTGCTCTGGAGTTTGTCCGCGAGCGCTACGCCTTCCCCGACGGCGACTACCAGCGCGTCCGCGACCAGCAGACATTCCTCCGCGCTCTCTTGGTCAAGCTTTCGGGGGGCGTCCAGAATCCCGCCAGCGTGTTGGGACTCGTCCAATTCGCGACCAACTACCTCACTGTGGACGACGGCTATGACCCGATGTCCGTGGCCATCCTGGCCTACGGACTCCGCACCGTGGATCCCAAAGCTTCCGTCTTCTTCACCCTTCCCACGGCGGGCACGGGTACTTCCCCAGACGGACAATCCATCGTGCTGCCGGACTACGCGGGAATCGGAGAAGTGGCCGCGGCACTGCGGGACGACACGCTCCCGCAGTATGTGGCAGCCCACGGTTACTGA
- a CDS encoding PAS and ANTAR domain-containing protein produces MSLCAMLDSPHTYSSALGAPGFLAGTFLFDPLTGKAEWSDGLFNLHGYQRGEVVPTLELLMSHKHHDDRPRAMEILAHVFRDGGHFCIYHRIIDAQGHVRRVLTAGNAKLGPSGTVALEGTTIDLTSTLRRETEQAARDAVAGANATRGVINQARGILMGRLLLNSDAAFKLLVSCSSMTNVKVAVLASHLVRVADTDEGPEAMDEFIRVLQACDQAAVKRALDPQ; encoded by the coding sequence ATGAGTCTTTGCGCCATGTTGGACAGCCCCCATACGTACTCGAGTGCACTGGGCGCCCCCGGCTTTCTGGCCGGAACTTTCCTCTTTGACCCGCTCACAGGGAAAGCGGAATGGTCCGACGGGCTCTTTAATCTCCACGGTTACCAGCGAGGTGAAGTAGTGCCCACGCTCGAGTTGCTGATGTCGCACAAGCACCACGATGACAGGCCGCGCGCGATGGAGATCCTGGCTCACGTATTCCGCGACGGCGGACACTTCTGTATCTACCACCGGATCATTGACGCGCAGGGACATGTCCGTCGCGTGCTGACTGCGGGGAATGCGAAACTGGGCCCATCGGGGACCGTCGCGCTCGAGGGGACCACGATCGACCTGACGTCCACGCTGCGGCGGGAAACCGAGCAGGCGGCGCGCGACGCCGTCGCGGGCGCCAATGCGACGCGGGGCGTCATCAATCAGGCTCGCGGCATCCTGATGGGGCGGTTGCTCCTTAACTCCGACGCCGCCTTCAAACTGCTCGTGAGTTGTAGCAGCATGACGAATGTCAAGGTCGCCGTCCTTGCCTCACACCTTGTTCGCGTCGCTGACACCGATGAGGGGCCGGAAGCAATGGACGAGTTCATCCGTGTTCTTCAGGCTTGCGACCAGGCGGCGGTGAAACGCGCGTTGGACCCGCAGTAA
- a CDS encoding signal peptidase I — translation MTASPVRQRRVSPTAVTTATPGSEKPGTDKTQGAGSRIAPAVVSVITTTVMVAAVAAFLFLAVGPRVLGYQTSTMLTGSMSPLINPGDVVVTVPVAVRDLKVGDIITYHIPVEDQRVETHRIIDLAVNSQGTATVRTKGDANNGADPWTAALAAGQVDRQVFTVPYLGNAIRALRDPVVLKVLMYGAPAALVVMVLVSIWRKKPEVDDAAEAGTGRPLPAFDRRPLKRLAREMKSKEAAEKFAAAYAKLLPHRVDKISQALSTGNSDLAMDAVLSLKTSSSMVGALRMEQHCVRLEHALVMTDHTAAIEAGELVRQHQPQLEKALGGHTTRRAA, via the coding sequence ATGACCGCATCACCGGTCCGCCAACGGCGGGTCTCCCCGACAGCCGTAACGACGGCGACGCCCGGCTCCGAAAAGCCCGGAACCGATAAGACTCAAGGTGCTGGGTCAAGGATTGCCCCGGCCGTGGTCAGCGTCATCACGACGACGGTCATGGTCGCCGCGGTCGCTGCGTTCCTGTTCCTCGCCGTCGGACCCCGCGTCCTGGGCTACCAGACCAGCACCATGCTCACCGGCTCGATGTCGCCGCTGATCAACCCGGGAGACGTGGTTGTCACCGTTCCCGTGGCGGTCCGGGACCTGAAGGTCGGGGACATCATCACCTACCACATTCCGGTGGAGGACCAGCGGGTTGAGACCCACCGGATCATCGACTTGGCAGTGAACAGCCAAGGCACTGCCACCGTCCGCACCAAGGGCGATGCCAACAACGGCGCCGACCCCTGGACAGCAGCCCTGGCAGCAGGCCAGGTTGACCGCCAGGTGTTCACCGTTCCCTACCTCGGCAACGCGATCCGCGCTCTTCGTGATCCCGTTGTCCTGAAGGTCCTGATGTATGGCGCTCCGGCCGCCCTGGTGGTCATGGTGCTCGTCTCCATCTGGCGGAAAAAGCCCGAAGTCGACGACGCCGCGGAGGCCGGCACCGGGCGGCCCCTCCCGGCCTTTGACCGTCGCCCCCTCAAGCGCCTGGCCAGGGAGATGAAAAGCAAGGAAGCCGCCGAGAAGTTCGCCGCCGCCTACGCCAAGCTGCTGCCCCATCGGGTGGACAAGATCAGCCAAGCCCTGAGCACCGGCAACAGTGACCTCGCGATGGATGCTGTGCTCAGCCTGAAAACCAGCTCCTCGATGGTGGGGGCGCTCCGGATGGAACAGCACTGCGTCCGCCTCGAGCACGCCCTGGTCATGACCGATCACACCGCGGCGATTGAAGCCGGGGAACTCGTCCGCCAGCACCAACCGCAGTTGGAAAAAGCCCTGGGCGGTCACACCACCCGGCGCGCCGCATGA
- a CDS encoding CalY family protein, whose product MGLNLKTTTGKVIASLALVGTAAGVAGLGTYGAFTSSTSASNTVASGIVNIALGASGTANRLSVAASGLVPGDTVQRVATLSNATGNQSLSAITLTTSALPTSLLDTNTTMGLQVAVDDCSVAWSEAGTAPAYTYTCGGTTTSVLASRPVIGANVALANLTSVTAGHTDNLRVTLTLPSTADNTLQNQSSTIAFNFTGTQRTATNQ is encoded by the coding sequence ATGGGTCTCAACCTGAAAACCACCACCGGCAAAGTCATTGCTTCCCTGGCCCTGGTCGGCACAGCTGCGGGCGTGGCGGGACTGGGAACCTACGGTGCCTTCACCTCCAGCACTTCCGCAAGCAACACCGTCGCCTCCGGCATCGTCAACATCGCCCTGGGCGCATCCGGCACCGCGAACCGGCTCAGCGTCGCCGCTTCCGGTTTGGTCCCCGGCGACACCGTGCAGCGCGTGGCCACGCTGAGCAACGCAACTGGAAACCAGTCGCTGTCAGCGATCACCCTGACCACCTCGGCCCTGCCGACCTCCTTGCTGGACACCAACACCACCATGGGCCTGCAGGTAGCCGTCGATGACTGCTCCGTGGCATGGAGCGAAGCCGGCACCGCCCCCGCGTACACCTACACCTGCGGCGGCACCACCACTTCGGTGCTGGCTTCCCGCCCCGTCATCGGGGCCAACGTGGCCCTGGCGAACCTGACCTCGGTTACGGCCGGACACACCGATAACCTGCGGGTCACGCTGACCCTGCCGTCCACAGCCGACAACACCCTCCAGAACCAGAGCAGCACCATCGCGTTCAACTTCACGGGCACCCAGCGCACCGCCACCAACCAGTAA
- a CDS encoding plastocyanin/azurin family copper-binding protein — translation MTAHPKPLLLPRLRALMILLLALVLPVALSGTAAADSGKSARTWTVQVGSESSDQAIQGMSFLPKDIFINAGDKVTWEANAAEIHTVTFLATGQTIESTQPFDPFSPLYISAQGGTSYDGHSYYNSGVMSNVSNSGFAEVGSYTLKFPDTGDFTYYCLVHGAAQKGTVHVRAKGTDYPYSQEQYNNRVERAEKAIIRDGNQLWSDARDQADNHTVIAGADDGVAMVMRFIEPKVVIHVGEKVSFVNNGMGEPHTVTFGAEPANPFPPLGDPTNYTGGQLNSGILPPGVIFTVTFNKAGVYDYICALHDYFGMAGKVVVKD, via the coding sequence ATGACTGCTCATCCAAAACCCCTTCTATTGCCGCGCCTTCGAGCGCTCATGATTTTGCTCCTTGCCCTGGTGTTGCCGGTGGCGCTCAGCGGCACAGCGGCAGCGGACAGTGGCAAATCCGCAAGGACGTGGACTGTCCAGGTCGGCTCCGAATCGTCGGACCAGGCCATCCAGGGGATGTCCTTCCTGCCGAAGGACATTTTCATCAATGCCGGTGACAAGGTCACCTGGGAGGCCAACGCGGCCGAAATCCATACGGTTACGTTCCTGGCCACGGGGCAAACCATCGAGTCCACGCAACCCTTTGATCCTTTCAGCCCCCTCTATATATCCGCGCAGGGCGGCACGTCCTACGACGGGCACTCCTATTACAACTCCGGCGTGATGTCGAACGTCTCGAACAGTGGGTTCGCCGAAGTCGGTTCCTACACCCTGAAGTTCCCGGATACCGGCGATTTCACGTACTACTGCCTGGTGCATGGCGCGGCCCAGAAGGGCACAGTCCACGTGCGGGCCAAGGGTACGGATTACCCGTACAGCCAGGAGCAGTACAACAACCGGGTAGAGCGGGCGGAAAAGGCCATCATCCGTGACGGCAACCAGCTATGGAGCGACGCCCGCGATCAGGCGGACAACCACACCGTGATTGCCGGAGCCGACGACGGCGTGGCCATGGTCATGCGGTTCATCGAACCCAAAGTGGTCATCCACGTTGGTGAGAAAGTGAGCTTCGTGAACAACGGCATGGGCGAGCCGCACACCGTGACCTTCGGTGCCGAGCCCGCCAACCCGTTCCCGCCGCTGGGCGATCCGACGAATTACACGGGCGGGCAGCTCAATTCGGGCATTTTGCCGCCGGGCGTGATATTCACGGTGACCTTCAACAAGGCCGGTGTCTACGACTACATCTGCGCACTCCACGACTACTTTGGAATGGCCGGCAAGGTGGTGGTGAAGGACTAA
- a CDS encoding sensor histidine kinase, translating to MESSVANASSPNRALVADPDTVRHEETVAALAAAGFVVRSAHDAGSLAAALESEPSDVLVVDNDLREFLPRNDAPVLLLLDPEDELDIAALEAWTIADFAYRAQPPAFRAHRALVLIARAAERTRRRSEAESLRESLRKVSAAIRSTIDPGRIARHLVDGIGEALGAEYVWFTTFPDSRVPQVSAEWNAPGLVPGVLPSELTDDIATFELAERLWAEAEVQPLPKRAPAGGTGSALAGRPGGAGALGGAGAPSASVVVPVGEGDLVLGVIWIARPDTAQEWTRAEIGLIQHVSGNLAYGLMQSHLIGAQQQVMYKLQELDQAKTDFLTTVNHELRTPLTSITAYLDMIRSGAGGPLPAGVGRMVDVISRNAERLRRLIEDMLTVSHQDTSGDLQLSHVNVGTLLRLVVSTLQPLADSRSLSLTVMHAPGTMTVHADEAKLEQVFANIISNAIKFTPDGGHVAVSSGITSDPGTVPSVVVRVEDTGVGIPETEIDQVFTRFFRASNASTAAIPGSGLGLAIAHDIVERHSGRLDVESALGVGTTVSVRLPLDTES from the coding sequence GTGGAGAGTTCTGTGGCGAACGCGTCGTCGCCAAACCGCGCCTTGGTGGCAGACCCTGACACGGTCCGTCACGAAGAGACGGTTGCGGCGCTCGCCGCGGCGGGGTTCGTGGTTCGTTCAGCGCACGACGCCGGTTCGCTCGCGGCCGCGCTGGAAAGCGAACCGAGCGACGTGCTGGTGGTCGACAACGACCTCCGCGAGTTCCTTCCCCGGAATGACGCCCCGGTTTTGCTCTTGCTGGATCCCGAGGACGAGCTGGATATTGCCGCCCTTGAAGCGTGGACCATTGCGGATTTTGCCTACAGGGCCCAGCCGCCCGCATTTCGGGCACACAGGGCACTGGTACTGATAGCCCGTGCCGCCGAACGGACGCGCCGCCGTTCGGAAGCCGAATCGCTGAGGGAGAGCCTGAGGAAGGTGTCCGCGGCGATCCGGTCAACCATTGATCCAGGCCGGATTGCCCGGCATCTGGTGGACGGAATCGGCGAGGCCCTGGGCGCGGAATACGTCTGGTTCACCACGTTCCCGGACTCACGCGTGCCCCAGGTGAGCGCCGAATGGAACGCTCCTGGACTGGTACCGGGAGTCCTGCCAAGCGAACTCACGGACGACATCGCCACGTTCGAACTGGCGGAGCGATTGTGGGCAGAAGCCGAGGTGCAACCGCTGCCGAAACGGGCTCCCGCGGGTGGTACGGGTTCGGCTCTCGCGGGGCGTCCCGGTGGTGCGGGTGCGCTGGGTGGTGCGGGTGCGCCGTCGGCGTCTGTTGTGGTGCCGGTGGGCGAGGGAGATCTCGTTCTCGGGGTCATCTGGATCGCCCGCCCGGACACGGCGCAGGAATGGACCCGGGCCGAAATAGGCCTGATTCAGCACGTCTCGGGGAACTTGGCGTACGGCCTGATGCAGAGCCACTTGATCGGCGCGCAACAGCAGGTCATGTACAAGCTCCAGGAACTCGACCAGGCCAAGACCGACTTCCTCACAACCGTGAACCACGAACTTCGAACCCCCCTGACGTCCATCACGGCCTATCTGGACATGATCCGCTCTGGCGCCGGCGGACCCCTTCCCGCGGGTGTCGGGCGGATGGTCGACGTCATTTCACGAAATGCCGAAAGGCTCCGACGGCTGATCGAAGACATGCTCACCGTCTCGCACCAGGACACTTCCGGCGACCTCCAATTGAGCCACGTGAATGTGGGCACCCTGCTCAGGCTTGTTGTCTCGACGTTGCAGCCGCTCGCGGACTCCCGTTCGCTGTCCCTTACCGTGATGCATGCGCCGGGAACCATGACTGTCCACGCCGACGAGGCCAAGCTTGAGCAAGTCTTCGCCAACATCATCAGTAACGCGATCAAGTTCACGCCTGACGGCGGCCATGTTGCCGTTAGCAGCGGGATCACCTCGGACCCCGGCACGGTTCCCAGCGTGGTGGTGCGCGTGGAAGACACCGGCGTCGGGATCCCGGAAACGGAAATCGACCAGGTATTTACACGGTTCTTCCGCGCCTCAAACGCCTCCACTGCGGCCATCCCCGGAAGCGGGCTGGGCCTGGCTATAGCCCACGACATTGTGGAACGTCATTCCGGCCGTCTCGATGTCGAGTCCGCCCTCGGCGTGGGAACCACGGTTTCAGTCCGGCTCCCGCTGGACACCGAAAGCTAA
- a CDS encoding S9 family peptidase, translating to MSQTVIPPVPPVAKKVPTTREHHGDVFVDNYEWLRDKESSEVVEHLKAENAYQEAVTAHQEPLREAIFQEIKGRTQETDLSVPNRKDDWWYYTRSVEGKEYGIHCRVRAANSGDPVADWTPPAVEPGVELQGEEVLLDGNAEAEGKPFFSVGGSAVTVDGDLYAYAVDNSGEERFTLRIKDLRTGELLPDVIENIFYGVAFSPDGTRIFYTVVDDSWRPYQVKSHVLGTPVSEDGVIYQEDDVSMWLGFELSSDRRYLVLSIGCSEFSETRLLRFDDYDAGLSTVISRDERILYEAEPFLLDGVETILLTHNKDAINSMVSIADPAEFAKPLAEQQWRTVVEHSDAVRVNGAGVTSTHLVVAVRQDTIERVQVLPLAGLGTSAQGAAVEPAFDEELYTAGVAGSDYEAPVIRIGYTSFFTPSRVYDFVLPTAALPNGELLLRKESPVLGGYTASDYVATREWATAADGTRVPLSVLRHASVSQDSSAAGLVYGYGSYEVSMDPGFGVARLSLLDRGIVMVIAHIRGGGELGRRWYDDGKKLNKKNTFTDFIAATDWLSQSGWVAPERIAAMGGSAGGLLMGAVANLAPEKYAAIVAAVPFVDALNTILDPELPLSALEWEEWGNPITDPEVYEYMKSYTPYENIRAVSYPRIAAVTSFNDTRVFYVEPAKWVQVLRSETTGTAPIVMKIEMDGGHGGASGRYVQWRERAWDYAFVADSLGAVDLLPGAGLK from the coding sequence ATGAGCCAGACTGTCATCCCTCCAGTTCCCCCCGTCGCCAAGAAGGTGCCCACCACCCGCGAGCACCACGGCGATGTTTTTGTGGACAACTACGAATGGCTGCGGGACAAGGAATCCTCCGAGGTCGTCGAGCACTTGAAGGCTGAAAACGCCTACCAGGAAGCCGTCACAGCACACCAGGAACCGCTGCGCGAGGCCATCTTCCAGGAAATCAAGGGACGCACCCAGGAGACGGACCTCTCGGTTCCCAACCGCAAGGACGATTGGTGGTACTACACCCGCTCCGTCGAGGGCAAGGAGTACGGCATTCATTGCCGCGTCCGGGCCGCAAACTCCGGCGATCCCGTGGCTGACTGGACCCCGCCGGCGGTGGAACCCGGCGTCGAACTCCAGGGTGAAGAAGTCCTGCTGGACGGCAATGCCGAGGCTGAAGGCAAGCCGTTCTTCTCCGTTGGCGGCAGTGCCGTGACAGTGGACGGCGACCTTTACGCCTACGCTGTGGACAACTCGGGCGAGGAACGCTTCACGCTCCGCATCAAGGACCTGCGCACGGGTGAACTGCTGCCCGACGTCATCGAGAACATCTTCTACGGCGTGGCCTTCTCCCCCGACGGCACCCGGATCTTCTACACCGTGGTGGACGATTCGTGGCGCCCGTACCAGGTGAAGTCGCACGTCCTGGGAACCCCAGTCAGCGAGGACGGGGTCATCTACCAAGAGGACGACGTCTCCATGTGGCTCGGGTTCGAGCTCTCCTCCGACCGGAGGTACCTGGTGCTGAGCATCGGCTGCTCGGAGTTCAGCGAGACGCGCTTGCTGCGCTTTGACGACTACGACGCCGGCCTGTCCACCGTGATTTCCCGCGACGAACGCATCCTCTACGAGGCCGAGCCGTTCCTGCTTGATGGTGTTGAGACCATCCTCCTGACCCATAACAAGGATGCCATCAACTCGATGGTGTCCATCGCGGACCCGGCCGAGTTCGCCAAGCCGCTGGCTGAGCAGCAGTGGCGCACCGTCGTCGAGCATTCCGACGCCGTTCGCGTCAACGGGGCCGGCGTCACCTCGACGCATCTGGTGGTGGCGGTACGGCAGGACACGATCGAACGCGTGCAGGTGCTGCCCCTCGCCGGCCTGGGAACCTCGGCGCAGGGCGCCGCCGTTGAGCCTGCCTTCGACGAGGAGCTGTACACGGCAGGGGTGGCAGGTTCTGACTACGAAGCCCCGGTGATCCGCATTGGCTACACGTCTTTCTTCACGCCGTCGCGGGTGTACGACTTCGTGCTGCCCACCGCCGCGCTGCCGAACGGCGAACTGCTGCTGCGGAAGGAAAGCCCTGTGCTGGGCGGCTACACCGCGTCCGACTACGTGGCCACCCGGGAATGGGCGACGGCGGCGGACGGCACGCGCGTGCCCCTCTCCGTGCTGCGGCACGCGTCCGTTTCGCAGGACTCGAGCGCCGCGGGCCTGGTCTACGGCTATGGCTCGTACGAGGTCAGCATGGATCCCGGCTTCGGGGTGGCCAGGCTGTCCCTCCTCGACCGCGGAATCGTCATGGTAATCGCCCACATCCGCGGCGGTGGCGAGCTCGGCCGGCGCTGGTACGACGACGGCAAGAAGCTCAACAAGAAGAACACCTTCACGGACTTCATCGCCGCAACGGACTGGCTTTCACAGTCCGGCTGGGTGGCGCCGGAGCGGATCGCCGCCATGGGTGGCTCTGCAGGCGGCCTGCTCATGGGCGCTGTGGCCAACCTTGCACCGGAAAAGTACGCGGCGATCGTGGCAGCCGTGCCGTTCGTGGACGCGCTCAACACCATCCTGGACCCGGAACTGCCGCTCTCCGCGCTCGAATGGGAAGAATGGGGCAACCCCATCACCGATCCCGAGGTGTACGAGTACATGAAGTCGTACACTCCGTACGAGAACATCCGCGCCGTTTCGTACCCGCGGATCGCCGCAGTGACCTCTTTCAACGACACCCGCGTGTTCTACGTGGAGCCAGCCAAGTGGGTCCAGGTGCTGCGTTCCGAGACCACCGGTACGGCGCCCATCGTAATGAAGATCGAGATGGACGGCGGACACGGCGGAGCCTCGGGACGATACGTGCAATGGCGCGAGCGGGCTTGGGACTATGCCTTCGTCGCGGACTCGCTCGGCGCCGTCGATCTGCTGCCCGGGGCGGGGCTCAAGTAG